The Thermococcus sp. MV5 genome includes a window with the following:
- a CDS encoding alkaline phosphatase family protein has product MHKFLIIGLDGATWDVLMPLIKGEKLSTLEKLVKNGSYGVLELIVPPVTGDAWLIITN; this is encoded by the coding sequence ATTTCTAATAATCGGCCTAGATGGTGCAACTTGGGATGTTTTAATGCCTTTAATTAAAGGAGAAAAGCTTTCAACATTGGAGAAATTAGTCAAAAATGGAAGTTACGGAGTTTTAGAATTGATTGTTCCACCAGTAACTGGTGATGCTTGGTTAATCATAACGAACTAA